One Pseudomonadota bacterium DNA window includes the following coding sequences:
- a CDS encoding GHMP kinase, which yields MPDLSATPLPEQVLGAQHDGLTVTVTAPARLHLGFIDMSGDLGRRFGGLGLTLSGIQTRLSVTRSPGVHATGPSSGRAEQCARMLLRTLGLNGGVSIAIEEAIPEHVGLGSGTQLALAICAAFVRLFDLDSGLYQLAKLTERGARSGIGLAAFESGGFLVDGGRGRATVVPPVLCQVAFPPPWRILLISDHARTGLNGSEEAAAFKQMPPMATQVSAHLCRVLLMQVLPALAEHDFDAFGAGITAIQEAVGDYFAPYQGGRYSSPRVGEVLRRLQDEGLRGVGQSSWGPTGFALVDSASRAHGLWQRATQQWGAPLGFSVCGGRNSGAEIGVRRKAA from the coding sequence ATGCCTGACCTTTCCGCAACGCCACTACCGGAGCAAGTGCTCGGCGCTCAGCACGATGGCCTGACCGTCACCGTCACCGCGCCGGCGCGCTTACACCTGGGCTTTATCGACATGAGCGGCGATCTCGGACGGCGGTTCGGGGGGCTCGGGTTGACCTTGAGCGGGATCCAGACGCGCCTGAGCGTCACGCGCTCGCCGGGCGTCCATGCTACGGGTCCATCGAGCGGGCGCGCGGAGCAGTGCGCGCGGATGCTGCTGCGGACCTTGGGCTTGAACGGCGGGGTGTCGATTGCGATCGAGGAGGCGATCCCGGAACACGTGGGTCTCGGTTCGGGAACCCAATTGGCGTTGGCAATCTGCGCCGCGTTCGTACGCCTGTTTGATCTCGATAGTGGTTTGTATCAGCTTGCGAAACTCACCGAGCGGGGAGCGCGCTCGGGGATCGGCCTGGCTGCGTTCGAGAGCGGTGGATTTCTTGTCGATGGCGGTCGCGGACGCGCGACGGTGGTGCCGCCGGTGCTGTGTCAGGTCGCGTTTCCGCCGCCATGGCGGATCCTGCTCATTTCCGATCACGCCCGGACCGGGTTGAACGGCAGCGAGGAGGCCGCGGCGTTTAAACAGATGCCGCCGATGGCCACGCAGGTATCGGCGCATCTTTGCCGGGTGCTGTTGATGCAGGTCCTACCGGCCCTGGCCGAACATGACTTCGACGCTTTCGGCGCCGGAATCACCGCGATTCAGGAGGCGGTCGGTGACTATTTCGCCCCCTACCAGGGCGGCCGTTATAGCAGTCCGCGAGTCGGGGAGGTGCTGCGCAGGTTACAGGACGAGGGCCTGCGAGGGGTGGGACAAAGTTCCTGGGGCCCGACGGGATTCGCGCTCGTCGACAGCGCTTCGCGCGCGCACGGCCTGTGGCAACGGGCCACCCAGCAATGGGGAGCGCCCTTAGGCTTCTCGGTCTGCGGCGGGCGCAATAGCGGCGCCGAGATCGGTGTGCGTAGAAAGGCCGCGTAA
- a CDS encoding formylmethanofuran dehydrogenase subunit B: MSDNIRTVEHATCTFCGCVCDDMDLTVDLDAKRITKAKNACTLGRAWFAEHTIEDRPFALIDGKAATTEEAVEAAAQILAAARLPIIYGLSDTTCEAQRQAVAICDLMQGNIDTTTSVCHGPSGIAFQGVGESTATLGEIKNRADLVVYWGGNPAESHPRHFTRYAVTPKGRYVPNGRKDRYVVLVDVRRTPSAPVADLFIQIKPGHDFELLWALRAFVKGRKVDPNVAERTGVLLATMEDLAQRMKSCRYGVLFFGMGLTMTRGRHFNSGAVLALATDLNEFTHFVAKPVRGHGNVTGADNVVSWQTGYPFGVNFSRGYPRFNPGEYTTVDLLARGEADAAMIIASDPGSNFPRPAIEHMKRIPVIALDTKPTDTTQLAKVAFTTSTYGINTSGTVYRMDDVPITLRPAFESPYPSDEEVLIAIKNRLRELLTQKRTRLPNLKVA, translated from the coding sequence ATGAGTGACAATATTCGGACAGTGGAACATGCCACCTGCACGTTTTGCGGTTGCGTGTGCGACGACATGGATCTGACGGTCGATCTGGATGCGAAGCGCATCACTAAGGCCAAGAACGCATGCACGCTTGGGCGCGCCTGGTTCGCGGAACATACCATCGAAGACCGTCCGTTCGCCTTAATCGACGGCAAGGCCGCCACCACCGAGGAGGCGGTCGAGGCCGCGGCGCAGATCCTCGCCGCAGCGCGGCTGCCGATCATCTACGGCTTGAGCGACACCACCTGCGAGGCGCAGCGCCAGGCGGTGGCGATTTGCGATCTCATGCAAGGGAACATCGACACTACCACCTCGGTCTGTCACGGTCCCTCCGGCATTGCGTTTCAAGGCGTCGGCGAAAGCACAGCCACGCTGGGCGAGATCAAGAACCGCGCAGATCTGGTCGTCTACTGGGGCGGTAACCCCGCGGAATCCCATCCGCGTCACTTCACCCGCTACGCGGTCACCCCCAAGGGACGGTATGTCCCCAATGGCAGGAAGGACCGCTACGTGGTCTTGGTCGATGTGCGGCGCACCCCGAGCGCGCCGGTGGCGGACCTCTTCATCCAAATCAAGCCCGGACATGACTTTGAGCTTTTGTGGGCCCTGCGTGCTTTCGTCAAAGGCCGCAAGGTCGATCCGAACGTGGCCGAGCGCACGGGCGTGCTCCTGGCAACCATGGAGGATCTGGCGCAGCGGATGAAGAGTTGCCGCTACGGGGTCTTATTCTTCGGCATGGGGCTGACGATGACCCGCGGGCGCCATTTCAACTCCGGCGCCGTGCTGGCACTCGCCACGGACCTGAATGAATTTACCCACTTCGTGGCCAAGCCCGTGCGCGGCCACGGCAATGTCACTGGGGCCGACAACGTCGTCTCCTGGCAGACGGGATACCCGTTCGGGGTCAACTTCAGCCGCGGCTACCCGCGCTTCAATCCTGGCGAGTACACGACAGTCGATCTGCTCGCCCGCGGCGAAGCGGACGCGGCCATGATCATCGCCAGTGATCCGGGGTCCAATTTTCCGCGCCCGGCCATCGAGCACATGAAGCGTATCCCGGTGATCGCCTTGGACACCAAACCGACCGACACCACCCAGTTGGCCAAGGTCGCCTTCACCACTTCGACCTATGGCATCAATACGTCGGGGACGGTCTATCGCATGGACGATGTGCCGATTACCTTGCGCCCGGCCTTCGAGTCGCCTTATCCGAGCGACGAAGAGGTGCTCATCGCGATCAAGAATAGGCTGCGCGAGCTGCTGACGCAGAAACGCACGCGGCTCCCCAACCTAAAGGTGGCGTAG
- a CDS encoding ATP-grasp domain-containing protein: MKWPGRSPLAESAYLIIGQSGRALAQSAQRSRAAVHVIDLFADRDTQACARSAARVRPGLQGFDRETLCGAIERLGARDRIAGVIAGSGFEQEPTLLNALPAGAELLGNAAEIVRSVKEPAIFFGALSRLGIPYPETRSSPAGESRGWLRKRIGGSGGMHVLPLGADGQCPPGYFLQRAVAGRVHSVVFAANGRRAAIVGYNAIWQEPGTFTYRGAIVDRSLPARARKDLAEVIPELTAAFGLRGLCGADFIVDNDERWTLLEINPRPTASFELHERDSGLFTVHVDACRGRLPARAGVQENKIAAVRVLYAPHALRIPHLWPRWSRDWPAPGTRVRPAEPICTVHAAGCEPGAVTRLLDTRCKKLLAVLTAG, translated from the coding sequence TTGAAGTGGCCCGGGAGATCGCCGCTGGCTGAGTCCGCTTATCTCATTATCGGCCAATCGGGCCGGGCTCTCGCCCAGTCCGCGCAGCGGAGCCGTGCCGCGGTGCATGTGATCGATCTTTTCGCCGACCGCGATACGCAGGCGTGCGCGCGGAGCGCAGCGCGCGTTCGTCCGGGACTGCAAGGTTTCGATCGAGAGACTTTATGCGGCGCGATCGAAAGACTGGGCGCTCGCGATCGGATCGCAGGCGTGATCGCCGGCAGCGGTTTCGAACAGGAACCAACGCTGCTGAACGCTCTGCCGGCGGGCGCGGAGTTACTCGGTAACGCCGCGGAGATTGTGCGTTCTGTCAAAGAACCGGCAATATTTTTCGGCGCCCTGTCGCGGCTGGGGATCCCGTATCCGGAAACACGTTCGAGCCCCGCCGGGGAGTCGCGCGGATGGTTACGGAAGCGCATCGGCGGCTCGGGCGGCATGCACGTTCTGCCTCTGGGAGCGGACGGCCAATGTCCGCCGGGGTATTTTTTACAGCGCGCCGTCGCCGGGCGGGTCCATTCGGTAGTCTTCGCGGCGAACGGGCGCCGTGCGGCGATCGTCGGCTATAACGCGATCTGGCAGGAGCCTGGCACGTTCACGTATCGCGGCGCGATCGTGGATCGAAGTTTACCCGCGCGCGCGCGTAAGGATCTGGCGGAGGTCATCCCGGAGCTTACCGCGGCGTTTGGGTTGCGTGGTCTTTGCGGCGCGGATTTCATTGTCGATAATGACGAGCGCTGGACTCTCCTCGAGATCAACCCGCGTCCGACCGCGAGCTTTGAATTGCACGAGAGAGATAGCGGATTATTCACTGTCCACGTCGATGCCTGCCGCGGGCGATTGCCCGCCCGGGCCGGCGTGCAAGAAAACAAGATCGCCGCGGTGCGGGTTCTCTACGCGCCGCATGCGCTGCGGATCCCACACCTATGGCCCCGCTGGAGCCGTGATTGGCCGGCTCCGGGCACGCGGGTGCGCCCGGCCGAGCCGATCTGCACGGTGCACGCAGCGGGGTGTGAGCCGGGCGCTGTGACTCGGCTCTTGGATACCCGTTGTAAAAAGTTGCTGGCGGTGCTTACAGCGGGCTAG
- a CDS encoding formylmethanofuran dehydrogenase subunit A, with the protein MLRISNGRIYDPANGVNGAIRDLCIKDGKIVADVPAVAKRIDAQGMVIMPGGIDIHCHIAGPKVNLARKLQPEDHRLDVHPGTAVTRSGTGGIVPSTFATGYRYTALGYTTAMEAAVTPIGARHVLEEFHDTPVIDKGFYVLLGNNVFLYDLLKAGRREDFRQAVAWWVNATKAYAVKLVNPGSDELWKGRRNANITDIHENIDNFDLTPLDVIKAFIETVNDLGLPHPPHIHCNNLGRSGNYTTTLETMRAAEGRRAHIAHVQFHSYGGEPGKNPTSKGPEIADYINKHPNITADVGQVMFGKATTMTADAPLAYLLRGISGNKWVNADTECESGCGIVPFTYHEKVYIHALQWAIGLELFLLSKDPWRIVLSTDHPNGGSFMMYPRLIRLLMDREFRNQEIGKVNQKAIRQTVLADKLDREYTLEEIAIITRAGPARALGLKDKGHLGVGADADITIYDEHEDKERMFSTPRYLIKDGVAVIEDHEFRCDHEGRVLHTAPAYDAAIENSIKPFFEDNYSIVFENYAVTDRYLHHHQVIPTVLER; encoded by the coding sequence ATGCTACGTATATCGAATGGCCGGATCTACGACCCGGCCAACGGAGTGAATGGCGCGATCCGGGATCTCTGCATCAAGGACGGGAAGATCGTCGCGGACGTTCCCGCGGTGGCGAAACGCATCGACGCGCAAGGCATGGTGATCATGCCGGGAGGCATCGACATCCATTGTCATATCGCCGGACCCAAGGTCAATCTCGCGCGCAAGCTACAGCCCGAGGACCACCGACTCGACGTGCATCCGGGCACCGCGGTCACCCGTTCCGGCACCGGGGGCATAGTGCCTTCTACTTTTGCTACCGGCTACCGTTACACGGCGCTCGGGTACACCACGGCGATGGAAGCCGCGGTTACCCCTATCGGCGCCCGTCACGTACTGGAGGAATTTCACGACACCCCGGTGATCGACAAGGGGTTCTATGTGCTCCTCGGGAACAACGTCTTCTTGTACGACTTGCTCAAAGCAGGGCGGCGCGAGGACTTTCGCCAAGCGGTGGCCTGGTGGGTCAACGCGACCAAGGCGTATGCGGTTAAATTGGTCAACCCCGGGAGCGATGAGCTTTGGAAGGGACGCCGCAACGCGAACATTACCGATATCCACGAGAATATCGACAACTTCGATCTCACGCCGCTGGACGTGATCAAGGCGTTTATCGAAACCGTCAACGATCTCGGTCTGCCCCACCCCCCGCATATTCATTGCAACAACCTCGGCCGCAGCGGCAACTACACCACCACCCTCGAGACCATGCGGGCGGCGGAGGGACGGCGGGCGCATATCGCGCACGTACAGTTCCATAGCTACGGCGGCGAACCCGGCAAAAACCCGACATCGAAAGGTCCCGAGATCGCGGACTACATCAACAAGCATCCGAATATTACCGCCGATGTCGGCCAGGTCATGTTCGGTAAGGCCACCACGATGACCGCCGATGCGCCGCTCGCCTACTTGTTGCGCGGGATCAGCGGTAACAAATGGGTGAACGCCGATACCGAGTGTGAAAGCGGTTGCGGGATCGTGCCCTTCACCTATCACGAAAAAGTCTACATCCACGCGCTGCAGTGGGCCATTGGACTGGAGCTGTTCCTGCTATCCAAGGACCCGTGGCGGATTGTCTTATCGACCGACCATCCCAACGGCGGATCCTTCATGATGTACCCGCGCTTGATCCGTTTGCTCATGGATCGCGAATTTCGCAACCAAGAAATCGGGAAGGTGAATCAAAAGGCGATCCGCCAAACCGTGCTTGCGGACAAGCTCGACCGCGAGTATACCCTGGAGGAGATCGCGATCATCACCCGAGCCGGTCCCGCGCGCGCGCTTGGGCTGAAGGACAAGGGGCACCTCGGCGTCGGGGCGGACGCCGACATCACCATTTACGACGAGCACGAAGACAAGGAGCGCATGTTCAGCACGCCGCGTTACCTGATCAAGGACGGCGTCGCGGTCATCGAAGACCACGAATTCCGCTGTGACCACGAGGGGCGTGTCCTGCATACGGCGCCCGCATACGATGCCGCGATCGAAAACAGCATTAAACCATTCTTCGAGGATAACTATAGTATTGTTTTTGAGAACTACGCGGTCACGGACCGGTATCTGCACCACCACCAGGTGATACCGACGGTCCTCGAACGATAA
- a CDS encoding methylenetetrahydromethanopterin dehydrogenase: MKDPYLLHMFNPTKNVSPFDVNMAYEAEFNGVIPYTNVTLADIHALTQDTIFSRSPTGVKRTGIFIGGRDFGLAIDMLEAAKKAMVPPFEVSVFADPSGAITTAAALMACVETALKKNGRAQGLSGANVYIVGGTGPVGVCAGILGSNSGANMFLASQRGAEAAIKSAAPYNERYGIKLQGADSSNDAAIRAFLPRAHVVVGAAKAGFQVLSRAQLGAAAELLVAADVNAVPPAGIEGVGVNDKGKALESTPAKALGFGALAIGNVKYQVHYRLFQLMIQAEKPVYLDHIKAFEVAREIAAG, translated from the coding sequence ATGAAAGACCCCTATTTATTACACATGTTCAACCCGACGAAGAACGTGAGCCCGTTCGACGTCAATATGGCCTACGAGGCGGAGTTCAACGGCGTGATTCCCTATACCAACGTTACCCTGGCGGATATCCACGCGTTGACCCAAGACACGATATTCTCTCGCAGCCCCACCGGCGTGAAGCGGACCGGTATCTTTATCGGGGGCCGCGACTTCGGGCTCGCGATCGATATGTTGGAGGCGGCGAAAAAGGCCATGGTGCCCCCTTTCGAGGTTTCCGTATTCGCCGATCCGAGCGGGGCGATCACCACGGCCGCGGCGCTTATGGCCTGCGTGGAAACGGCGCTTAAAAAGAACGGCCGCGCGCAAGGATTGTCCGGCGCCAACGTCTATATCGTTGGCGGAACGGGACCCGTCGGTGTGTGCGCGGGAATATTGGGATCGAACAGTGGCGCGAATATGTTTCTCGCGAGCCAGCGGGGCGCCGAGGCCGCCATTAAGTCGGCGGCGCCCTACAACGAACGTTACGGTATCAAGCTTCAGGGGGCCGACAGCAGCAATGACGCGGCCATACGCGCGTTCTTACCGCGGGCCCATGTGGTCGTCGGCGCCGCCAAGGCCGGATTTCAAGTGCTGTCGCGCGCTCAACTCGGGGCCGCGGCCGAGCTTCTGGTGGCAGCCGACGTGAACGCGGTGCCCCCGGCCGGAATCGAGGGCGTCGGCGTCAACGACAAGGGCAAGGCACTTGAATCCACTCCGGCTAAGGCCCTCGGTTTCGGCGCCTTGGCGATCGGCAATGTCAAATACCAGGTCCACTATCGCCTGTTTCAACTCATGATTCAGGCGGAGAAACCCGTGTATCTGGATCACATCAAGGCATTTGAAGTGGCCCGGGAGATCGCCGCTGGCTGA
- a CDS encoding formylmethanofuran dehydrogenase yields MAEMMILVPGRTNKQGTSLNAGKLKKEYRDVTSTVEINTDDMARLGIKEGDAVRLATDIGETVVRCKGRKPTDLPAGMLFIPYGPPSSQLMGGDTAASGMPISKNFEVSVERVEGPVP; encoded by the coding sequence ATGGCCGAAATGATGATCCTGGTCCCGGGGCGGACCAACAAACAGGGCACGTCATTAAACGCGGGGAAGCTCAAGAAGGAGTACCGGGACGTGACCTCCACGGTGGAAATAAATACCGATGACATGGCCCGGCTCGGGATCAAGGAAGGTGATGCGGTGCGCTTAGCGACGGACATCGGCGAGACCGTCGTGCGCTGCAAAGGACGCAAACCCACCGACCTGCCCGCGGGCATGTTGTTTATCCCCTATGGCCCGCCGAGCTCTCAGCTTATGGGCGGCGATACCGCGGCGAGCGGGATGCCGATTTCCAAGAATTTCGAGGTCAGCGTGGAGCGTGTTGAAGGCCCCGTCCCTTGA
- a CDS encoding RimK family alpha-L-glutamate ligase produces MPCVAIVTDDPGWHGAVLKRALAARGFESRTVSLTACRFDLNRPKPVVIPGFEREPPAGMFIRGVPGGTLEQVILRLDLLHALRELGVLVYNDGRAIERTVDKAMTSFLLKRAGIPTPDTWVLEAESEARALVERELARNTPLVMKPLFGSQGAGVTLVDRPEALPDPEAFGQVYYLQRYIDSRDSEWRDWRVLVIDGHAVAVMQRRSAHWITNRARGGRCFAVPLDAPLAMLAEEAARAVVVNYAGVDLMQDQDGRFLVTEVNSVPAWQGLQGVTSFDIAERLVDHFLSCMDAVRARHGVDSS; encoded by the coding sequence ATGCCCTGCGTGGCTATCGTCACGGATGATCCCGGTTGGCACGGGGCGGTATTGAAACGCGCCCTCGCAGCGCGGGGTTTCGAGTCCCGCACCGTGTCCCTGACGGCATGCCGGTTCGATCTCAATCGTCCGAAGCCGGTCGTCATCCCGGGATTCGAACGTGAGCCGCCCGCGGGGATGTTCATACGCGGTGTCCCCGGGGGCACCTTGGAACAGGTCATCCTGCGGCTCGATCTCCTCCATGCCTTGCGGGAGCTCGGAGTCTTGGTTTACAACGATGGGCGCGCCATTGAGCGGACGGTCGACAAGGCCATGACCAGTTTTTTGCTCAAACGAGCCGGGATCCCGACGCCGGACACCTGGGTGCTCGAAGCCGAGTCGGAAGCGCGCGCGCTGGTCGAACGCGAGCTGGCGAGAAATACGCCGCTGGTAATGAAACCCTTGTTCGGCTCCCAAGGGGCCGGCGTCACCTTGGTCGATCGCCCCGAGGCCTTACCGGATCCGGAAGCCTTCGGCCAGGTTTATTACCTCCAGAGATATATCGACAGCCGCGACAGTGAATGGCGCGATTGGCGGGTATTGGTGATTGATGGTCACGCCGTGGCGGTGATGCAGCGCCGCAGCGCGCACTGGATCACCAATCGGGCGCGCGGGGGCCGTTGCTTTGCCGTCCCTCTCGATGCGCCGCTGGCCATGCTGGCCGAGGAAGCCGCGCGGGCGGTGGTCGTCAATTACGCCGGCGTCGATTTGATGCAGGACCAGGACGGGCGTTTCTTGGTCACCGAGGTCAACAGCGTTCCGGCCTGGCAGGGCCTGCAGGGCGTCACGAGCTTCGATATCGCCGAGCGGCTCGTGGACCACTTTCTGTCGTGCATGGACGCGGTCCGGGCCCGCCATGGCGTAGATTCATCATGA
- a CDS encoding triphosphoribosyl-dephospho-CoA synthase, whose protein sequence is MIRIAAPAVAEVWLWSCRLDLEALKPGNVSLQAPGHGMSAADFIRSAEAAAPLLCAQGLSVGERILRSIEATQRAVGCNTNLGIVLLSAPLVHSVLMESPQGRLRPRLKAVLRSLTHDDTSRVFAAIALAAPAGLGRRERYDVRSDPTVSLCRAMAEAQTWDRIAFQYANDFIEIFDIGVPCIERYIKPGCNDAMALQWAAVACYLHFLAAFRDSHIERKYGPARAEGVRRIAKEVESRFKACENLINATPLLQEFDNNLKREGLNPGTSADLTVASLLAFHLEYLLAGLNRDLAVAAAVAR, encoded by the coding sequence ATGATCCGGATCGCGGCGCCCGCGGTCGCCGAGGTTTGGCTCTGGAGCTGCCGGCTGGATCTCGAGGCGTTGAAGCCGGGCAACGTCAGCCTGCAGGCGCCCGGTCACGGAATGAGCGCCGCCGATTTTATTCGCAGCGCCGAAGCGGCGGCGCCGTTGCTCTGCGCGCAGGGTTTGAGCGTTGGCGAACGCATCCTGCGTAGCATTGAAGCAACGCAGCGGGCGGTCGGATGTAACACCAATCTCGGCATCGTGCTGCTAAGCGCGCCGCTGGTGCATTCTGTCCTCATGGAATCGCCGCAAGGGCGGCTGCGGCCGCGGCTCAAAGCAGTACTGCGCTCCCTGACACACGATGACACAAGTCGGGTCTTTGCCGCGATCGCGCTGGCCGCGCCCGCGGGGCTTGGCCGGCGTGAACGTTACGATGTGCGCAGCGATCCCACCGTTAGCTTGTGCAGAGCGATGGCCGAAGCTCAGACCTGGGATAGGATCGCCTTCCAATACGCCAACGATTTTATTGAGATTTTTGACATCGGCGTGCCGTGTATCGAACGCTACATCAAGCCGGGGTGCAACGATGCGATGGCGCTCCAGTGGGCGGCCGTGGCCTGTTACTTACACTTTCTGGCCGCGTTCCGGGACAGCCATATCGAGCGCAAATACGGACCGGCACGGGCCGAAGGAGTGCGCCGAATTGCAAAAGAAGTGGAATCCCGGTTCAAGGCGTGCGAAAATTTAATCAATGCAACGCCTTTGTTGCAGGAATTCGATAATAATTTAAAACGGGAGGGGCTCAATCCCGGGACCAGCGCGGATCTGACCGTGGCGAGCCTGCTAGCGTTCCATTTAGAATATCTCCTGGCGGGGCTCAATCGCGATCTGGCTGTTGCGGCTGCAGTAGCTCGGTAA
- the fhcD gene encoding formylmethanofuran--tetrahydromethanopterin N-formyltransferase encodes MHIQSTEVIDTFAEAFAMWGARVIITAATPAWALAAARSMTGFATSVIGCKCEAGIERELSAEETPDARPGISVLLFSTSLEGAGKRLLERIGQCVMTCPSTSCFNGLTSGEGVSVGGKLRFFGDGYQIGKSLDGRRYWRIPVMDGEFVVEDRFNIQPAVGGGNLLIHGLDQTRTLETAEAAASAMRTVPGVILPFPNGVVRSGSKIGSRYKGLPASTNDAYCPTLRAFSAATEVPLDAGCVLEIVIDGLELRGVQDAMRVGINAASGNGTLRISAGNYGGDLGQYRIGLYELLQAAT; translated from the coding sequence ATGCATATTCAATCCACCGAGGTTATCGACACCTTCGCGGAGGCTTTTGCTATGTGGGGCGCGCGGGTGATCATCACCGCAGCCACCCCCGCGTGGGCCCTCGCCGCCGCACGCTCGATGACCGGATTCGCGACCTCGGTGATCGGCTGTAAATGCGAGGCCGGGATCGAGCGGGAGCTGTCCGCCGAGGAGACGCCCGACGCGCGGCCCGGGATCAGCGTGTTGCTGTTTTCGACCAGTTTGGAGGGGGCCGGCAAACGGCTGCTCGAGCGGATCGGCCAGTGCGTGATGACCTGCCCGAGCACCTCGTGTTTCAACGGTCTCACCTCGGGCGAGGGCGTGAGCGTCGGCGGCAAGCTCCGCTTCTTCGGCGACGGCTATCAGATCGGCAAGTCCCTGGACGGGCGTCGCTATTGGCGCATTCCGGTGATGGATGGCGAATTCGTGGTCGAAGACCGCTTCAATATCCAGCCGGCGGTGGGCGGCGGGAATCTTCTGATCCACGGCCTGGATCAAACCCGGACTTTGGAAACCGCCGAGGCCGCGGCCAGCGCGATGCGTACCGTTCCCGGCGTGATTCTGCCGTTTCCGAATGGTGTCGTGCGCAGTGGCAGCAAGATCGGATCGCGGTACAAGGGCCTGCCGGCTTCCACCAACGATGCTTACTGTCCAACGCTGCGGGCGTTTTCCGCGGCGACCGAAGTCCCCCTCGATGCCGGTTGCGTCTTGGAAATCGTGATCGATGGTCTCGAACTGCGGGGGGTCCAAGACGCCATGCGCGTTGGCATCAATGCGGCTTCCGGGAACGGCACCTTGCGGATCTCTGCCGGAAATTACGGCGGGGACCTCGGCCAGTACCGGATCGGCCTATACGAGCTTCTTCAAGCGGCGACCTGA
- the mch gene encoding methenyltetrahydromethanopterin cyclohydrolase, which translates to MKLIKMNNQPSVNGLAQPLVQALIADAAALRLAVDTLANGTVVVDAGIAVLGGIEAGRRIAEICLGGLGRVSIRAGGNFSHSPWQLDVVTSNPVLACLASQYAGWSLEYGEGEGAFKALGSGPARAIGSHEPLFQELGYRDAFDQACLVLEVKERPPVEIAEKVADACAIKPQDLTLILTPTTSLCGAVQVVARSLEVSLHRVHTLGFPLPAIVDGMATAPICPLSDDFIVAMGRTNDAILYGGYVTLYVDCSDSEAQDLVHKLPSSSSRDYGKPFAEIFKNYKYDFYAVDPSLFSPARITITSLRTGKTYHGGQFNEAVLDQSFS; encoded by the coding sequence ATGAAATTAATAAAGATGAACAACCAACCCAGTGTGAATGGTTTAGCGCAGCCCTTGGTGCAAGCTCTGATCGCCGATGCCGCGGCGCTGAGATTGGCGGTAGATACCTTAGCGAACGGGACTGTCGTTGTGGACGCCGGAATCGCGGTTTTGGGAGGGATCGAGGCCGGGCGCCGCATCGCCGAGATCTGTCTGGGCGGCCTCGGCCGGGTCAGTATCCGCGCCGGGGGGAACTTTTCCCATTCGCCGTGGCAGCTTGATGTGGTTACCTCAAACCCAGTGCTGGCCTGCTTGGCGAGCCAATACGCGGGGTGGAGCCTCGAATACGGGGAGGGCGAGGGCGCCTTTAAAGCGCTGGGATCGGGTCCGGCCCGGGCCATCGGCAGCCACGAGCCTCTGTTTCAAGAGCTCGGGTACCGAGACGCTTTCGACCAGGCCTGTTTGGTCTTGGAGGTCAAGGAACGGCCTCCGGTCGAAATCGCCGAGAAAGTCGCGGATGCCTGCGCCATCAAGCCCCAGGACCTGACCCTTATCCTTACGCCGACCACGAGCCTATGCGGGGCGGTGCAAGTCGTGGCGCGCTCCCTCGAGGTGTCGCTGCATCGGGTGCACACGCTTGGCTTCCCGCTGCCCGCGATCGTCGATGGCATGGCGACGGCGCCGATCTGTCCACTGTCCGACGACTTCATTGTCGCGATGGGCCGCACCAACGATGCCATCCTGTATGGAGGTTACGTAACGCTTTATGTCGACTGTAGCGATAGCGAAGCACAGGATCTGGTGCACAAGCTGCCGAGCAGTTCCTCGCGTGACTACGGGAAGCCGTTTGCCGAGATCTTTAAGAATTACAAGTATGATTTCTACGCGGTCGATCCGAGTCTTTTCAGCCCGGCGCGGATCACCATAACCTCGCTCCGGACCGGAAAGACCTACCACGGCGGTCAATTCAACGAAGCCGTGCTCGATCAGTCCTTCTCTTAA